The Gemmatimonadota bacterium genome has a window encoding:
- the lysX gene encoding lysine biosynthesis protein LysX — protein MKIGMLLSIVSTEQKMLFEAAAKRGIVFDRLDDRRIVFDLENHRYDHDVILERCINHSRALNSLKILNASGIRTVNSYEVARVCGNKFLTTMALVDHGVPTPKARVAFTAESALEEMESMGYPVVVKPPIGSWGRLIARVNDRHAAEAVLEHKETLGSYQHSVIYIQEYVEKPGRDIRSFVVDGETICAVYRYSDHWKTNTALGGTTADCPVEGDVGMLSARAAEAVGGGVVAVDLLESPDGIMVNEVNYTMEFRNSIKPTGVDIPGRIIDYLVKVAQS, from the coding sequence GTGAAGATCGGCATGCTGCTGTCCATCGTTTCCACGGAACAGAAGATGCTCTTCGAGGCCGCGGCGAAACGGGGTATCGTCTTCGACCGGCTGGACGACCGGCGCATCGTCTTCGACCTGGAGAACCACCGGTACGACCACGACGTCATACTCGAGCGGTGCATCAACCATTCCAGGGCCCTCAACTCGCTGAAGATACTCAACGCCAGCGGCATCAGGACCGTCAACTCCTACGAGGTAGCCCGCGTGTGCGGGAACAAGTTCCTGACGACCATGGCGCTGGTAGACCACGGGGTGCCTACGCCGAAAGCCCGCGTCGCGTTCACGGCCGAGTCGGCCCTGGAGGAAATGGAATCCATGGGCTATCCCGTCGTGGTCAAGCCGCCCATCGGCTCGTGGGGGCGCCTCATCGCGCGGGTCAACGACCGTCATGCCGCCGAAGCGGTGCTCGAGCACAAGGAGACCCTGGGGTCCTATCAGCATTCGGTGATCTACATCCAGGAGTACGTCGAAAAGCCCGGACGCGATATCCGGTCTTTCGTGGTCGACGGCGAGACCATCTGCGCCGTCTACCGGTATTCGGACCACTGGAAGACCAACACCGCCCTGGGCGGGACGACGGCCGACTGTCCCGTGGAGGGTGACGTGGGGATGCTTTCCGCCCGCGCCGCGGAAGCGGTGGGCGGCGGCGTGGTGGCCGTCGACCTGCTGGAATCGCCGGACGGGATCATGGTCAACGAGGTCAACTACACCATGGAATTCCGGAACAGCATTAAGCCGACGGGCGTGGACATTCCCGGCCGAATCATCGACTATCTGGTAAAGGTGGCCCAATCATGA